The proteins below come from a single Rosa rugosa chromosome 2, drRosRugo1.1, whole genome shotgun sequence genomic window:
- the LOC133728290 gene encoding protein VTE6, chloroplastic yields the protein MALSTLLHIKPPPPFPSLKSHRSFFPILPPKISIPIPIPIQNPKPIKHFTMQRPHASTTVHSAVSGAFTLIQSSPATWQSAILSNLLIFVLGSPILVSGLSLSGIAAAFLLGTLTWRAFGPSGFLLVATYFIIGTAVTKVRMAQKEAEGVAEKRKGRRGPGSVIGSSAAGCICAFLTIFLVGGKAYSRLWQLGFVASFCTKLSDTVSSEVGKAYGKTTYLVTTLKVVPRGTEGAVSLEGTLAGLLASVLLAFVGCLMGQINGPEAIICVIASQIANVGESIIGAALQDKEGFRWLNNDAVNVINISMGSIFAVLMQQALLKNLHM from the exons ATGGCATTGTCAACACTCTTGCACATCAAACCACCTCCTCCGTTTCCTTCACTAAAATCCCACCGCTCCTTCTTCCCAATTCTCCCCCCAAAAAtctcaatcccaatcccaatcccaatccaaaaccctaaacccatcAAACACTTCACTATGCAGAGGCCTCATGCATCCACCACCGTGCATAGTGCTGTCTCCGGCGCCTTCACCCTGATCCAATCCTCCCCCGCCACGTGGCAGTCGGCAATCCTCAGCAACCTCCTGATCTTCGTTCTGGGCTCTCCGATTTTGGTTTCCGGGCTCTCTCTTTCCGGCATTGCTGCTGCGTTTTTGCTCGGAACTCTCACTTGGCGCGCTTTTGGGCCATCTGGGTTTCTCTTGGTGGCAACCTACTTCATCATT GGCACGGCGGTGACAAAGGTGAGAATGGCACAAAAGGAGGCTGAGGGGGTAGCTGAGAAGAGGAAAGGAAGGAGAGGCCCAGGCAGTGTTATTGGATCCAGTGCTGCTGGTTGCATTTGTGCTTTTCTCACGATATTTCTAGTAGGAGGAAAGGCATATTCCCGGCTCTGGCAACTAGGGTTTGTTGCCAGTTTCTGTACTAAGTTGAGTGATACTGTCTCAAGTGAGGTGGGAAAGGCATATGGGAAAACAAC GTACTTGGTAACAACATTGAAGGTAGTTCCAAGGGGAACAGAGGGAGCTGTGAGTCTTGAGGGAACTCTTGCTGGACTTTTGGCATCTGTTCTTCTTGCGTTTGTTGGTTGTCTCATGGGTCAG ATAAATGGACCTGAAGCAATTATATGTGTAATAGCTTCCCAAATAGCAAATGTTGGTGAGAGCATTATAGGTGCTGCTCTTCAAGATAAGGAAGGATTTCGATGG CTCAACAATGATGCTGTGAATGTCATAAACATATCCATGGGCAGCATTTTTGCCGTCTTGATGCAGCAGGCATTACTCAAAAACTTACATATGTAA
- the LOC133728291 gene encoding protein ROOT INITIATION DEFECTIVE 3-like, whose translation MSSSSSPEIVLTSSPDGPIVAYDASSGTIVAQFTGSRSPRRGLTVVGKDFGKTYIAASHISPTTASGSIHLYNWWSSTAFHSLPVPEPVAPLAASFDGLYLFAGGISGSVHTLSVPSGNVLKSLPAHNKPVTCLGVNHDESLLISGSDDGTIAIVPIFQLVGDSGCENVEDLILHKFAAHSDSVTAIVSGTGLCYSQIISCSTDSTCKFWSLRRGTHLRTVVFPCTISGIALHPTEPEFYAAGSDGSVHIGSFMIGSRKLVIQGNELMTLPHTHSSAVVSVVMLNGGRNLVSASEDGSVWIWEVGVGQVIMALGNEMASISDLVSATGISYNKGHSSEVGKSSAKESAKCDDIGFSCEELIMSMPARQMIEMEDLLKVAAKDRSRAIDTLESAIAIYEKLLELILKEAKKGTHSSKQR comes from the coding sequence atgtcttcttcttcttcccctgaaaTTGTCCTCACCAGCTCTCCCGACGGCCCCATTGTTGCCTATGATGCTTCCTCAGGCACCATTGTAGCACAGTTCACTGGCAGCCGCTCACCACGTAGAGGCCTCACTGTTGTTGGAAAGGATTTTGGAAAGACTTATATAGCTGCCTCACACATATCCCCAACCACGGCTTCTGGTTCAATCCACCTTTACAACTGGTGGTCTTCGACTGCCTTTCACAGCCTCCCTGTCCCCGAACCGGTTGCACCACTAGCTGCCTCATTTGATGGATTGTACCTCTTTGCTGGTGGCATATCAGGCAGTGTGCATACACTTTCAGTCCCATCAGGGAATGTGCTCAAATCACTGCCTGCACATAACAAGCCTGTAACCTGCCTTGGTGTCAATCATGATGAATCTCTTTTGATTTCAGGCAGTGATGATGGAACCATTGCTATTGTCCCTATCTTTCAGCTTGTAGGGGACTCAGGATGCGAGAATGTTGAAGACTTGATATTGCATAAGTTTGCCGCTCATTCTGATTCTGTTACTGCCATTGTTTCTGGTACAGGATTATGCTACTCCCAGATTATATCATGCTCAACTGATTCCACATGTAAGTTCTGGAGTCTCCGGCGGGGGACTCACCTGCGTACGGTTGTGTTTCCGTGCACGATTTCTGGGATTGCATTGCACCCCACAGAGCCCGAGTTCTATGCTGCAGGGTCAGATGGATCGGTACACATAGGGTCCTTTATGATTGGAAGCAGAAAACTTGTGATCCAAGGCAATGAACTGATGACATTGCCTCATACACACAGCAGTGCAGTTGTATCTGTCGTGATGCTGAACGGGGGAAGGAACTTAGTTTCGGCTTCAGAAGATGGGAGTGTTTGGATATGGGAAGTTGGTGTAGGTCAGGTGATTATGGCTCTTGGAAATGAGATGGCAAGCATTAGTGATTTGGTGTCAGCCACAGGCATAAGTTATAACAAAGGACATAGTTCTGAAGTGGGTAAAAGTAGTGCCAAGGAATCTGCAAAGTGTGATGACATCGGGTTTTCTTGCGAGGAACTGATCATGAGTATGCCTGCGAGGCAAATGATAGAAATGGAAGATTTATTGAAAGTGGCAGCAAAAGATAGGAGCAGAGCCATCGATACGCTAGAATCTGCTATTGCAATATATGAGAAGCTCTTGGA